In the Micromonospora narathiwatensis genome, one interval contains:
- a CDS encoding SGNH/GDSL hydrolase family protein: protein MASAAVLLIAGAPAVTASAGPAETESAPNGRTEWAASWAAAVTRGNTVGLTNTGLNNQSIRMTVHTSVGGDRVRVRLTNLYGEQAVKVGHATIARPNTATVDDRSDIDPATLRELTFNGSSSATINRGAELLSDPLGFRVREQEELIVTLYFPVLTGPVTFHGQSRATNFIGATDLTTAAGGAGFTIKPDCCWMFLSGIDVERRLSPGAVVVFGDSIADGNGSTVNANKRWPDLLADRLIDSRPEVRTPGVLNMSLAGNRLNHEGPEPGAGDFPGYYELGPNALARLNEDVFPQTGVRTVITHLGINDIWMNGDSAESVIASLRQINQQLQARGLTSLVSTLTPYEGNGGPGVWTPEKEAIRQAVNTWLRGQGVREFDGLIDFDKVLRDPGQPSRLLPAYDSGDHIHPNDAGNQAMANAVPLRLLDL, encoded by the coding sequence ATAGCTTCCGCCGCGGTGCTGCTGATCGCCGGCGCCCCGGCGGTCACCGCGAGCGCCGGCCCGGCCGAGACCGAGAGCGCCCCGAACGGGCGTACGGAATGGGCGGCGAGCTGGGCCGCCGCGGTGACCCGCGGGAACACCGTCGGCCTGACCAACACCGGCCTGAACAACCAGAGCATCCGGATGACCGTGCACACCTCGGTGGGCGGCGACCGCGTCCGGGTCCGGCTGACCAACCTGTACGGCGAGCAGGCCGTGAAGGTCGGGCACGCCACCATCGCCCGCCCCAACACCGCCACCGTCGACGACCGGTCCGACATCGACCCGGCGACCCTGCGTGAGCTGACCTTCAACGGCTCCTCCTCGGCCACCATCAACCGTGGGGCCGAGCTGCTCAGCGACCCGCTGGGCTTCCGGGTCCGCGAGCAGGAGGAGCTGATCGTCACCCTGTACTTCCCGGTGCTGACCGGCCCGGTCACCTTCCACGGCCAGTCCCGGGCCACCAACTTCATCGGCGCCACCGACCTCACCACCGCGGCGGGCGGCGCCGGCTTCACCATCAAGCCGGACTGCTGCTGGATGTTCCTGTCCGGGATCGACGTGGAACGCCGGCTCAGCCCCGGTGCGGTGGTGGTCTTCGGCGACTCGATCGCCGACGGCAACGGCAGCACGGTCAACGCCAACAAGCGCTGGCCGGACCTGCTCGCCGACCGGCTCATCGACTCCCGCCCCGAGGTACGCACCCCGGGCGTGCTGAACATGAGCCTGGCCGGCAACCGGCTCAACCACGAGGGACCGGAGCCCGGCGCGGGCGACTTCCCCGGCTACTACGAGCTGGGCCCGAACGCCCTGGCCCGGCTCAACGAGGACGTCTTCCCGCAGACGGGGGTGCGGACCGTCATCACCCACCTGGGCATCAACGACATCTGGATGAACGGCGACAGCGCGGAGAGCGTCATCGCCTCGCTGCGGCAGATCAACCAGCAGCTCCAGGCCCGTGGACTCACCAGCCTGGTCAGCACCCTCACGCCGTACGAGGGCAACGGCGGCCCCGGGGTGTGGACGCCGGAGAAGGAGGCCATCCGGCAGGCGGTGAACACCTGGCTGCGCGGCCAGGGCGTGCGGGAGTTCGACGGATTGATCGACTTCGACAAGGTGCTGCGCGACCCCGGGCAGCCCAGCCGGCTGCTGCCGGCGTACGACTCGGGTGACCACATCCACCCGAACGACGCCGGCAACCAGGCGATGGCGAACGCCGTACCGCTGCGACTGCTCGATCTGTGA